GCTCACCGCCGACACGCTCACCGTCACCTTCCGTCCCGGCCACGACTCCACCCGAGTCCCCGCCCTCTACGAAGTCCGCCTCACCAAACCCCAGCCGTAGAAACCACCGGGGCTTTTTAACCACGGATGGACACGGATAGCTTCGCCTACCGGCTACGCACTGAAACCTAACTCCACCGTGGACGCAGGAAGAGCCTACTAAAGGCGCAACGGTAGTGGAGCCCTTCGTGTCCACTTGTGCGCCTCAGGCGCATCCGTGGTTAAAAATCAGCGCTGCCTCTCGGCTTCCGTCCGGCCGCGGTCTATAATTCGTCCTGCTGCTTTCGCGACCCGCCGCGGGCTTCGCCGTTAGAACACACGTTCCCCATTTCCATGAAGAACCTGCTACCCAAAATCACTACCCTGGCCGCCGCATTGACGGCCGCCACCACCCTCACCGCCGCGGACCCGGCGCCCGTGGTGTTCGAGTCCTTCGAATACACCGGCAACGACACCATCTTCAACCTCCCGCTGGCCGATGGTGAATACCGCAACCCCGTCCTCGCCGGCTATTACCCCGACCCGTCCATCTGCCGCGTCGGCGAAGACTACTACCTCATCAACTCCTCCTTCGCCCACTTCCCGGGCATCCCGGTCTTCCACTCGACCGACCTCGTCAACTGGACCCAGATCGGCAACGCCATCGACCGCGTGGACCAGATGCCGGCCGACGGCCTGCGCATCACCCGCGGCATCTTCGCCCCGGCCATCAGCTACCACGACGGCCTCTTCTACATCGTCTGCACCAACGTCGATGCCGGCGGCAACTTTGTGATCACCGCCGAGGACCCCGCCGGTCCGTGGTCCGATCCCATCTGGCTTGAGTTCGACGGCATCGATCCGTCGATTTTCTTCGACGAGTCGACCGGCCGCGCCTGGATCGTCAACAACGGCAACCCGCCCAACAACGACCCGATCTACCAGGGTCACCGTGCCATCTGGATTCAGGAGTGGGGCATCAAGGAGATGAAGCCCATCGGCCCGCGCAAGATCATCATCAACGGCGGCGTCGACCTCAGCAAAGAGCCCGTCTGGATCGAGGGCCCGCACATCTACAAACGCGGCGACTGGTATTACCTCAACTGCGCCGAGGGCGGCACCTCCGTCAACCACTCCCAGGTCATCTTCCGCTCCAAGTCTCCTGACGGTCCCTACACGCCGTTCACCGACCATCCCACCCTCACCCAACGCGACCTGCCGGCCGATCGCGATCACCCCGTGACCTGCACTGGCCACGCCGACTTTGAAATCGGTCCCGATGGCAACTGGTGGTCCGTCTTCCTCGCCTGCACGCCGTATGTGGATGGCCACTACAACACCGGTCGCCAGACCTTCCTCCTGCCCGTCACCTGGAGTGAGGACGGTTGGCCCACCATCCTCAAACCCGGCCTCGAGGTGCCCTACACCCACACCAGCCCCGCCGGAGCCGTCTTCGCCGATCCCGCCGGCGCCACCATCACCGCCCCGGACTTCCCCACCACCGGCAACTTCACCTGGCGCGACGAGTTTGATCGCGACGAGCTCGGCAATCCGTGGCTCTTCCTCCGCGCCCCGCAGCAGACCTTCTGGTCTCTCGCCGACGGCGCCCTGCAGGTCACGCCGCAGGACCGCGTGCTCCGCGATCTGCACACGCCCGGCTTCATCGGTCGCCGCCTCCAGCACAACCGCTTCGTGACCTCTACCACGATGCAGTTGCCCGCCCAGACCGGCGTGCGCGCCGGCCTCTCCGCCTTCCACAACGAGACCCGCCAATACAACTTCCTCGTTCGCCGCACGACCACTGCCGGCAACGCCTACGAGATCATGGTGGAAACCCAGCGCGGCGCCCCCGAGGACACCCAGCTGACCGTCGGCCAGCTCAACGCCGCTCCC
This portion of the Actomonas aquatica genome encodes:
- a CDS encoding glycoside hydrolase family 43 protein gives rise to the protein MKNLLPKITTLAAALTAATTLTAADPAPVVFESFEYTGNDTIFNLPLADGEYRNPVLAGYYPDPSICRVGEDYYLINSSFAHFPGIPVFHSTDLVNWTQIGNAIDRVDQMPADGLRITRGIFAPAISYHDGLFYIVCTNVDAGGNFVITAEDPAGPWSDPIWLEFDGIDPSIFFDESTGRAWIVNNGNPPNNDPIYQGHRAIWIQEWGIKEMKPIGPRKIIINGGVDLSKEPVWIEGPHIYKRGDWYYLNCAEGGTSVNHSQVIFRSKSPDGPYTPFTDHPTLTQRDLPADRDHPVTCTGHADFEIGPDGNWWSVFLACTPYVDGHYNTGRQTFLLPVTWSEDGWPTILKPGLEVPYTHTSPAGAVFADPAGATITAPDFPTTGNFTWRDEFDRDELGNPWLFLRAPQQTFWSLADGALQVTPQDRVLRDLHTPGFIGRRLQHNRFVTSTTMQLPAQTGVRAGLSAFHNETRQYNFLVRRTTTAGNAYEIMVETQRGAPEDTQLTVGQLNAAPGSAITLRLTGHDEAYVFDYSLDGGSTWTQLGGVFDARNLSVDTSYDFIGVLLGVYATTK